The Actinosynnema mirum DSM 43827 genomic interval GCTCGGCTCGTCGGCGTCCACCAACCGCAGCACGTCCGGACCGCCGTGCTCGCTGTAGCTGATCTTCTTCATGCCCTCGACAATAGCCCTAACAGTTAGGGTTTTGGAACAGCTACGATTTCGCACCTGATAGCATCCCGCCGTGACCGCGCCACCGGGCCGTCGCGAGCGCAAGAAGGCCGCGACCCGTCAGAAGATCGCCGACACCGCCCTGCGCCTGTTCCTGGAGCGCGGCTACGACGCGGTCGGCATCCGCGACGTCGCGGCCGAGGCCGACGTCGCCGTCACCACGGTCTTCGCGCACTTCGACAGCAAGGAGGCCCTGGTCTTCGAGCGCGACGCCGACTTCGAGCACCGCCTGGTCCGGGCCGTCGCCGAGCGCGGGCAGGGCGACCTCGTCCCCGCCCTGCGCCACGAGGTTCACGCGATCGTGCGGCACTGCACCACCGACGGGGCGGCCGAGCTGGGGGAGCTGATCGGGTCCTCACCGGACCTGCGCGCCTACAACGAGGCCATGTGCGCCCGCCACGCCGCCTCCCTCGCGACCGCCATCGCCGCCGACCTCGGCCTGCCGCCGCGCACCACGGCCTGCCGGGCGATCGCCCGCTTCGCCGTCGACGCCCACGTCCTCGCCCGCGAGGCCCGTGACCCCGAGGCCGCCGTGGACGAGGTCTTCCGCATGATCCAGGCCGCCTGGGACGCCGCCGACCTCCACGCGGACGCGCCGCAGGACCGCTGAGCCCGGCCGTGCGCGGGAGGTCCCGCCTGCTCGGGTGACCGCCGCGGGCACCCACCGGACCAGGTCCTGGCGCCGCGCTGCGCGGCCACCGTTCGCAGCGGCGCGACCGCCGCCCCACGCCCGCAGGCACCGTCCACCGGAAAGTGTGAACCCCCGGTCGATCGGGCGGGAGCGCCCGCCCACTCCACTAGCGTGCTGCCCAAGCGCTGATCGTCTTCGCGCGTCCACCGCCTGAAGGATCGGGGAGCACCATGCCCTTCGTCGCTCCTCTCCTGCTCGGTCTCCTGACCGTCCCCGTGGCCAGGAGGGTCGCCAAGCCGCTCGCCCGCGGCGTCGTCAGGACCTCGGCCGGGATCGTCGCCGGGGCACGCCGCGCCGCGCACGCCGTCGGCGAGGAGCTCCAGGACATCACCGCCGAGGTGACCGCCGAACTGGCCGCCGCCCGGCTCACCGCCGACGTGGGGGCGCCCGCGCAGGGCGCGCCCGCCGGGACCGGGCCGGACGCCGGAGCGCGCTGACCCCCGCGACCCCCGAGCCCCCGCCCGGAGAGAAGGCCCCGCCATGACCCAGCTCCTCGACGCCGCCCCGACCACCAGGCTCACCGGGTTCCGGGTGCGCTCGGTCGTCCCCGGCCGCCAGCGCTGGGACGTCCCGCGCGTGCGCGGGAACCCGCGCGCCGCGCGCGCCCTCGAAGCCGCGCTGCTCCGCCTGCCCGGCATCACCGGGGCGCAGGCCAGCCCCTCGACCGGCCGGGTGCTGGTGCTGCACGACCGGGCGCTCGGCGTCGCCGAGGTCGGCGCCGCCCTGCGGGACGCGGTCACCGCCGCGGCCACCGCCCCGCTGGTCGTCGAGGGCAGCACCACGACGAGCCCACCGGCCACCGCCGCGAGCACGCCCGGCGGCACGTCAGGCGGCTCGGTCGCGCTCCGACCCGTGAGCGCCGTCCTGCGCCGACCGCTCGCCCTGGTCGCCGTGGTCACCGGCGTCTCGTCCGCCGTCCTGCGCCACGCCTGGCGCGCCCTCCTGCGGCCCCTGCGCCGCACCGCGGCGGGCGCCCGGCTCTCCGCGCACCCGCTGGCGCGCGTCCTCGGCAGGCACCGGTCGGCGCTCGCCGCCGCCGCCGCGCTGACGGTGGCCTGCCAGCTCGCCGAGCTCGGCCTCGGGCTGTTCCTCGGCTGGATCCTGCTGGTGCTGATCAAGGGCGAGTACGCCCCGCTGACCGCGCTCGGCGTCACGAGCGCCCCCTCCCAGCTGCTCGCGCTCGCCGCAGGGGCCGCCGCGACCTGCGGGGTGGTCGTCGTGCTGTCCGCCGCCGCGGGCGCCCGCTGGCGCGCGCTCGGCCAGGGCGTCCGGCGCGACCAGCGCGCCCGCCTGCACCGCCACGCCCAGCGCCTGGAGATGCGGCACATCCAGCGCGAGCGGCCCACCCGCGTCGCGGGCGTGCTCGCCGACGACGTCGACCAGCTCGGCGCGTTCTTCTCCGGCCCGGCAGGCGAGGCGGTCCAGCTCGCCACCAGCGCGCTGATCCTCGTCCCGTCGTTCCTGGTGCTCGCGCCCGGCATCGCCTGGATCGCGTTCCTGCCCCTGCCGTTCGTCGCGGTCCTGTCCCTGCGCCAGCGCGACCGCTCAGCCGCCGACTACGCCGACGCGGGCGAGCAGGCCGCCCTGCTGCGCAGCAGGATCTCCGCCAACCTGGAGGCCGCCGCCACGGTCAAGAGCGCCTGCGCCGAGGACCACGAGGCCGAGCTGGTCGACCTGCTGGAGCTGGCGGGCGCCGACGCGGCCACGCGCACCCAGCAGCACACCGTCCGGTTCGGCGAGGGCATCCGCGCCTGGACCACCTGCTCCATGGCGGGCACCCTGCTCGTGGGCGGGCTGAAGGTGCTCGACGGCTCGCTCCCGTTCGAGCGGTTCAGCCCGCTGATCGGCCTGCCGCAGCAGATGGTCATGCGGCTGACCCGGCTGGGCCCGATCGTCGACCAGTACCAGCGCACCCTCGCCGCGCACGACCGGGTCGAGCACCTGATGTCCCTGCCCACCG includes:
- a CDS encoding TetR/AcrR family transcriptional regulator, which encodes MTAPPGRRERKKAATRQKIADTALRLFLERGYDAVGIRDVAAEADVAVTTVFAHFDSKEALVFERDADFEHRLVRAVAERGQGDLVPALRHEVHAIVRHCTTDGAAELGELIGSSPDLRAYNEAMCARHAASLATAIAADLGLPPRTTACRAIARFAVDAHVLAREARDPEAAVDEVFRMIQAAWDAADLHADAPQDR
- a CDS encoding DUF5132 domain-containing protein — encoded protein: MPFVAPLLLGLLTVPVARRVAKPLARGVVRTSAGIVAGARRAAHAVGEELQDITAEVTAELAAARLTADVGAPAQGAPAGTGPDAGAR
- a CDS encoding ABC transporter ATP-binding protein; the protein is MTQLLDAAPTTRLTGFRVRSVVPGRQRWDVPRVRGNPRAARALEAALLRLPGITGAQASPSTGRVLVLHDRALGVAEVGAALRDAVTAAATAPLVVEGSTTTSPPATAASTPGGTSGGSVALRPVSAVLRRPLALVAVVTGVSSAVLRHAWRALLRPLRRTAAGARLSAHPLARVLGRHRSALAAAAALTVACQLAELGLGLFLGWILLVLIKGEYAPLTALGVTSAPSQLLALAAGAAATCGVVVVLSAAAGARWRALGQGVRRDQRARLHRHAQRLEMRHIQRERPTRVAGVLADDVDQLGAFFSGPAGEAVQLATSALILVPSFLVLAPGIAWIAFLPLPFVAVLSLRQRDRSAADYADAGEQAALLRSRISANLEAAATVKSACAEDHEAELVDLLELAGADAATRTQQHTVRFGEGIRAWTTCSMAGTLLVGGLKVLDGSLPFERFSPLIGLPQQMVMRLTRLGPIVDQYQRTLAAHDRVEHLMSLPTETTGGRALARERVSGAIALDRVSFSYEGRPRVLDRLSLRAAAGKVTGIVGATGSGKTTVAKLLMRFQDADSGRVLLDGRDVRGLRLPDLRACVGFVSQDPFLFDGTIADNIRYGTFSATDEQVREAARTAEAHSFVESLPLGYDTVVGEHGASLSGGQRQRIALARTVLKNPPVVVLDEATSAVDNETEAAIQRALATFARGRTLIVIAHRLSTVRNADHIYVLERGGVVEQGAHEGLVASGGRYASLWELQAGARG